From Streptomyces durmitorensis, a single genomic window includes:
- a CDS encoding peptidoglycan DD-metalloendopeptidase family protein translates to MAISVGSVEVDVVPNTQQIYSRLRAGLVPAATRAGTDAGNAAGRSFGPAMQAQVGNVGLAIGEQIGQQIANRITAALRDAIRDGVTQGGRTARPSAVRQGDDTAGAFSRAMKVHLQAAFRSLPKLQIGADTSEADSDLQALRFRMETLADKRIGIDISAADAKAEIRAIEAELTRLGAKHPNVQVRADTAAALTQLATVRAAIAAVDGKRINIRTDVSTAQATAALLQLTVALGAVGAIPAIPILAAGIGSIASAAVAAGAGVGALAAVAIPAFVGIAGALQAQKTAQDAAATASIKGGQAAGQGAGKAVQLAGAQQSLATAHRNAAQQISQGQQAVADAVEAGAERVRQAQEKVGDAVRSAAEANRSAAQQVKAAQQSVADAVQQAADRQRDAAERVAQAEDSLADAQRTARQAQQDLTQARKDAVLELAELSDRLASAQLSERDAVLSVQEARDRLRATQAVGSKATLLQQQRAQLSYDQAVQRLKEQKDETKSLAAEKRAADKAGVEGSDTVKSAQERLANAQRNVGSQQKALAKAHQEAAQQQIQGTKDIAAAQAKVSEAQRNAARTQEDGARSVARAQREVTQAAEESAEGVARAQEQLAQARLSAADSIASAERQIASASQQAAGGVDQAAVAQAKYQAALAKLTPSARDTFDAFVSLKGAFGDWSKSLQPQVMPIFTRALNGIKNSLPGLTPFVEGAVRAITKLQDKVSKGFDSPWWNSFRDDLAGSVEPAIVGLGVSFGRVFKGIGGVVQAFLPHMDTISKTMQRITGRFANWGTSLKGSPAFERFLQYAAENGPLVAKTIGDISSAFFEVARALSPLSGPVLEVLGALARGVASIAVNLPWLIQGMYLAYIATKLWTLAVFLFNLVLNANPITLIVIGIIALVAAVIYAYKNFGWFRDIIQAAWQGIQTAALFAWNNILKPTFDGIVLALQWVGRIAMWLWRNAIKPAFDGIVLAAKILITIILVVLIAPLVIAFQVAAAIGKWLWKNALAPALRGIGDAARWLYEKAIKPAFDGIVAAFRFVARIGAWLYKSAIKPAFEGIATAGKWLYEKAIKPATNGIVTAFRFVGKIGRWLYNTAIKPAFRGIGEVGRWLYDKALKPAFNAIASRAKWLYEKGLRPAFNRIKDAVRLVGKAFDTAKKAIGVAFGKIKGIVKTPVNFVIKWVYKKGIKAVWDKVAGFVGLKKLPDAPDELAAGGTVGQGWNRARPMVTNRPTAIVGEGNPRYPEYVIPTDPQYRNRAQALHAAAGTKLMAKGGILGPLDGAWDWTKDTVSDVVGKGIDWAKAGADLLVHPSKVWTKLVKPVLSKVTKGVGTAPVGKALAKFPIKMVGGLKDKIVDAVSSMFAGGYEGRGQWTKPVNARYGTPFGKRGSMWSSGRHTGLDFPAATGAAVKAVADGNVSQATSGGPYGKHIMIDHGSGLQSLYAHLSRIRTTVPKAVNGGSRIGDVGATGNVTGPHLHLEARKGGKAVDPMPYLTGGGGGFAGKAVGSAQRYAKSILGRYGWGPSQFGPLKKLWHGESGWRWNADNPTSDAYGIPQALPGSKMRSAGADWRTNPATQIRWGLGYIKGRPDYGSPSRAYSKWLSRSPHWYDEGGYLQPGLNLAYNGTGRPEPVFTGTQANALTRLAMSPSAGGGGQFEGDLYLDSGAFLGHVRGEVQQTMNELTTTLTAGRR, encoded by the coding sequence GTGGCGATCAGTGTCGGCTCCGTTGAAGTTGATGTTGTCCCGAACACGCAGCAGATCTATTCCAGACTGCGCGCCGGGCTTGTTCCGGCGGCGACGCGCGCCGGTACTGATGCGGGCAACGCGGCCGGGCGCTCATTCGGGCCGGCGATGCAGGCGCAGGTCGGCAACGTCGGTCTGGCGATCGGCGAGCAGATCGGGCAGCAGATCGCCAACCGCATCACCGCTGCTCTGCGGGACGCGATCCGCGATGGCGTCACCCAGGGCGGTCGCACGGCTCGCCCTTCGGCTGTCCGGCAGGGCGACGACACGGCAGGTGCCTTCTCCCGGGCGATGAAGGTGCATCTGCAGGCGGCTTTCCGGTCGCTGCCGAAGCTGCAGATCGGCGCCGACACCTCTGAGGCGGACTCGGATCTGCAGGCGCTGCGGTTCCGTATGGAGACGCTGGCGGACAAGCGGATCGGGATCGACATTTCCGCCGCTGACGCCAAGGCCGAGATTAGGGCGATCGAGGCTGAGCTCACCCGTCTCGGAGCGAAGCATCCGAACGTCCAGGTCAGGGCGGACACAGCAGCAGCCCTGACGCAACTGGCGACCGTCCGGGCCGCGATCGCTGCGGTTGACGGCAAGCGCATCAACATCCGGACCGATGTCAGTACTGCTCAGGCGACTGCCGCGCTGTTGCAGCTGACCGTGGCGCTCGGCGCGGTCGGCGCCATCCCTGCCATCCCGATCCTCGCGGCGGGCATCGGCTCTATCGCCTCGGCGGCTGTTGCCGCCGGGGCTGGCGTTGGCGCGCTCGCAGCCGTCGCGATCCCTGCATTCGTTGGCATCGCGGGGGCTCTGCAGGCGCAGAAGACCGCCCAGGATGCGGCGGCGACCGCCTCCATCAAGGGCGGCCAGGCTGCCGGGCAGGGCGCCGGCAAGGCTGTGCAGTTGGCGGGCGCGCAGCAGTCGCTGGCGACGGCGCACCGCAATGCCGCCCAGCAGATCTCGCAGGGCCAGCAGGCGGTCGCAGACGCCGTCGAAGCGGGAGCCGAGCGGGTCCGGCAGGCGCAGGAGAAGGTCGGGGACGCGGTCCGGAGTGCGGCAGAGGCGAACCGGAGCGCCGCACAGCAGGTGAAGGCTGCCCAGCAGTCGGTGGCGGACGCGGTACAGCAGGCCGCCGACCGGCAGCGGGATGCGGCCGAACGTGTCGCGCAGGCCGAGGACTCTCTCGCGGACGCCCAGCGCACGGCCCGCCAGGCTCAGCAGGACCTGACGCAGGCCCGCAAGGACGCCGTCCTCGAGCTGGCCGAGCTGTCGGACCGTCTGGCGAGCGCCCAGCTGTCTGAGCGCGACGCGGTCCTGTCGGTGCAGGAGGCCCGGGACCGGCTGCGGGCGACACAGGCTGTCGGATCGAAGGCCACGCTGCTGCAGCAGCAGCGTGCCCAGCTGTCTTACGACCAGGCCGTGCAGCGGCTCAAGGAGCAGAAGGACGAGACGAAGAGTCTCGCCGCGGAGAAGCGGGCTGCGGACAAGGCTGGCGTTGAGGGCTCCGACACGGTCAAGTCGGCGCAGGAGCGTCTCGCGAACGCCCAGCGCAATGTGGGCTCCCAGCAGAAGGCGTTGGCGAAGGCCCACCAGGAGGCGGCGCAGCAGCAGATCCAGGGGACCAAGGACATCGCCGCCGCCCAGGCGAAAGTCTCTGAGGCGCAGCGCAATGCGGCGCGCACACAGGAGGACGGGGCCCGGTCGGTAGCCCGTGCGCAGCGTGAGGTGACTCAGGCCGCGGAGGAGTCCGCGGAGGGAGTGGCACGCGCGCAGGAGCAGCTGGCTCAGGCGCGGCTGTCGGCGGCGGACTCGATTGCGTCAGCTGAGCGGCAGATTGCCTCCGCGTCGCAGCAGGCGGCCGGAGGCGTGGATCAGGCTGCCGTCGCGCAGGCCAAGTACCAGGCAGCCCTGGCGAAGCTGACTCCGTCGGCACGGGACACCTTTGACGCGTTCGTCAGCTTGAAGGGCGCTTTCGGCGACTGGTCAAAGAGCCTGCAGCCGCAGGTCATGCCCATCTTCACGCGCGCCCTGAATGGCATCAAGAACAGCCTGCCGGGCCTGACGCCGTTCGTCGAGGGCGCAGTCCGGGCCATCACGAAGCTGCAGGACAAGGTCTCGAAGGGCTTCGATTCGCCCTGGTGGAACAGTTTCCGTGACGACCTGGCGGGCTCCGTCGAGCCCGCGATCGTCGGGCTGGGCGTGTCCTTCGGGCGCGTCTTCAAGGGGATCGGCGGGGTCGTCCAGGCCTTCCTGCCGCACATGGACACCATCTCCAAGACGATGCAGCGCATCACCGGGCGCTTCGCGAACTGGGGCACCAGTCTGAAGGGTTCGCCTGCGTTCGAGCGGTTCTTGCAGTACGCGGCGGAGAACGGCCCGCTGGTGGCCAAGACCATCGGTGACATCTCCAGCGCCTTCTTCGAGGTGGCGAGGGCTCTGTCGCCGCTGTCCGGCCCGGTGCTGGAGGTGCTGGGCGCGCTGGCGCGCGGTGTCGCCTCGATCGCCGTGAACCTGCCGTGGCTGATCCAGGGCATGTACCTGGCGTACATCGCAACGAAGTTGTGGACCCTCGCGGTGTTCTTGTTCAACCTCGTGCTGAATGCGAACCCGATCACGCTGATCGTGATCGGGATCATCGCGCTCGTCGCTGCCGTGATCTACGCCTACAAGAACTTCGGCTGGTTCCGCGACATCATCCAGGCGGCGTGGCAGGGCATTCAGACGGCCGCCTTGTTTGCCTGGAACAACATCCTGAAGCCGACGTTCGATGGGATCGTGCTGGCCCTTCAGTGGGTTGGCCGTATCGCGATGTGGCTGTGGCGCAACGCGATCAAGCCTGCGTTCGACGGGATCGTTCTCGCCGCGAAGATCCTCATCACGATCATCTTGGTCGTCCTCATCGCACCGCTGGTGATCGCGTTCCAGGTGGCGGCGGCGATCGGGAAGTGGCTGTGGAAGAACGCCCTTGCCCCGGCCCTCCGGGGCATCGGCGATGCCGCGAGGTGGCTGTATGAGAAGGCGATCAAGCCTGCGTTCGACGGGATCGTTGCCGCCTTCCGGTTTGTCGCCCGCATCGGTGCGTGGCTGTACAAGTCGGCGATCAAGCCCGCCTTCGAGGGCATCGCGACGGCGGGGAAATGGCTGTACGAGAAGGCGATCAAGCCCGCGACGAATGGCATCGTCACCGCCTTCCGTTTCGTCGGCAAGATCGGGAGGTGGCTGTACAACACTGCCATCAAGCCTGCGTTCCGAGGAATCGGCGAGGTGGGGCGGTGGCTGTACGACAAGGCCCTGAAGCCTGCATTCAATGCCATCGCGAGCCGGGCGAAGTGGCTGTACGAAAAGGGCCTCAGGCCTGCATTCAACCGGATCAAGGACGCGGTCCGCCTCGTCGGCAAGGCCTTCGACACGGCCAAGAAGGCCATCGGCGTCGCCTTCGGCAAGATCAAGGGCATCGTGAAGACGCCCGTCAACTTCGTCATCAAGTGGGTGTACAAGAAGGGCATCAAGGCCGTCTGGGACAAGGTCGCCGGTTTCGTCGGCCTCAAGAAACTGCCCGACGCACCAGACGAGCTCGCCGCCGGTGGCACGGTCGGGCAGGGCTGGAACCGGGCCCGCCCGATGGTCACCAACCGCCCGACCGCGATCGTCGGCGAGGGCAATCCTCGCTACCCCGAGTACGTCATCCCGACCGACCCGCAGTACCGCAACAGGGCGCAGGCGCTACATGCGGCTGCGGGCACCAAGCTCATGGCCAAGGGCGGCATCCTCGGCCCGCTCGACGGCGCGTGGGACTGGACGAAGGACACGGTCAGCGATGTCGTCGGCAAGGGCATCGACTGGGCAAAGGCCGGAGCCGACCTGCTGGTTCACCCCTCGAAGGTGTGGACCAAGCTGGTCAAGCCTGTCCTGTCCAAGGTCACCAAGGGCGTTGGTACGGCGCCGGTAGGCAAGGCGCTCGCCAAGTTCCCGATCAAGATGGTGGGTGGCCTAAAGGACAAGATCGTCGATGCCGTCTCGAGCATGTTCGCGGGCGGCTACGAAGGCCGGGGCCAATGGACAAAGCCCGTCAACGCGCGCTACGGCACCCCCTTCGGCAAGCGCGGCAGCATGTGGTCCTCCGGACGCCACACTGGCCTCGACTTCCCGGCCGCCACGGGTGCTGCAGTCAAGGCAGTCGCCGACGGAAACGTCTCCCAAGCCACCTCGGGCGGCCCCTACGGCAAACACATCATGATCGACCACGGAAGTGGTCTGCAGTCGCTGTACGCCCACCTGTCGAGAATCCGCACCACCGTCCCCAAGGCCGTCAACGGCGGCAGCCGCATCGGTGACGTCGGCGCGACCGGCAACGTCACCGGCCCTCACCTTCACCTTGAAGCACGCAAAGGTGGCAAGGCCGTCGACCCCATGCCCTACCTCACCGGCGGAGGAGGCGGGTTCGCGGGCAAGGCCGTCGGTTCCGCTCAGCGCTACGCCAAGTCGATTCTCGGACGCTACGGCTGGGGCCCATCCCAATTCGGGCCGCTCAAGAAGCTCTGGCACGGGGAATCGGGCTGGCGCTGGAACGCCGACAATCCCACGTCAGACGCCTACGGAATCCCTCAGGCGCTCCCCGGATCGAAGATGCGGTCGGCGGGCGCCGACTGGCGCACCAACCCGGCGACGCAGATCCGGTGGGGCCTGGGCTACATCAAGGGGCGCCCGGACTACGGGTCGCCGTCCAGGGCGTATTCGAAGTGGCTTTCGAGGTCACCGCACTGGTACGACGAGGGCGGCTACCTGCAGCCCGGCCTCAACCTTGCCTACAACGGCACCGGTCGGCCCGAACCCGTCTTCACGGGGACACAGGCGAACGCGCTGACACGGCTGGCGATGTCCCCATCCGCAGGGGGCGGCGGCCAGTTCGAAGGCGACCTGTACCTCGACTCCGGAGCCTTCCTCGGGCACGTCCGCGGCGAAGTCCAGCAGACGATGAACGAGCTCACCACCACGCTGACCGCAGGCCGGAGGTGA
- a CDS encoding phage tail protein — protein sequence MVNITRAADLTVIGANGGGWVGDTGTTAPASPLVQPLSPWEPLGAISDDGLTYGFDEDSQEFTPWGLTSPFRTQITKSVRTFKVTLWETARVAVQSIMYRIPAAELEPVSGITSFAETASPVPDRRAWWFLVMDGDTAKGFYVPQGEVSDRSDVTFKQDEMSGYEITVTAYPDAAGNTVYHTDSVPATPDYTGS from the coding sequence ATGGTCAACATCACCCGCGCCGCCGATTTGACGGTTATCGGAGCAAATGGAGGGGGTTGGGTAGGCGACACGGGCACTACTGCGCCTGCGTCGCCTCTCGTTCAGCCGCTCTCTCCGTGGGAGCCGCTCGGCGCGATCTCGGACGACGGTCTGACCTACGGATTCGACGAGGACAGTCAGGAGTTCACCCCCTGGGGTCTGACGTCGCCGTTCCGCACGCAGATCACCAAGTCCGTCCGCACGTTCAAGGTCACCCTGTGGGAGACCGCCCGCGTCGCCGTCCAGTCGATCATGTACCGGATTCCGGCCGCCGAACTGGAGCCCGTCTCCGGCATCACGAGCTTCGCGGAGACCGCGAGCCCGGTGCCGGACCGCCGCGCCTGGTGGTTCCTCGTCATGGACGGAGACACCGCCAAGGGCTTCTACGTCCCCCAGGGTGAAGTCTCCGACCGCTCCGACGTGACGTTCAAGCAGGACGAGATGTCCGGCTACGAGATCACCGTCACCGCCTACCCGGACGCTGCTGGGAACACCGTCTACCACACGGACTCGGTCCCGGCGACGCCCGACTACACCGGCTCCTGA
- a CDS encoding HK97 gp10 family phage protein, which translates to MAARFKMSNKGVGQLLRSEMIRVEMVRRAELVKSVAESIAPVGGASDPHPGHYKGSFNVTSTRRGGRRRDRATATVTNTAYYARFVEYGTEKVHAHHVLLRAAQAGGR; encoded by the coding sequence ATGGCTGCACGGTTCAAGATGTCCAACAAGGGCGTGGGGCAGCTACTCCGCTCGGAGATGATCCGGGTGGAGATGGTGCGCCGGGCCGAGCTCGTCAAGTCGGTGGCCGAGTCGATCGCCCCCGTCGGCGGTGCATCGGATCCGCATCCGGGCCACTACAAGGGCAGCTTCAACGTCACCAGCACGCGACGTGGTGGCCGCCGCAGGGACCGGGCCACCGCCACCGTCACCAACACGGCCTACTACGCCCGGTTCGTGGAGTACGGCACCGAGAAGGTGCACGCCCACCACGTGCTGCTCCGTGCCGCACAGGCAGGTGGCCGCTGA
- a CDS encoding glycosyltransferase family 4 protein produces the protein MQIVARLHAAPPRHNAGAEWMAWSMFRALVERGHEVTVWLSRYGEDHKPYELDGVKVIPLESRLDFATAVRRGDVLVSHLENVPSTAALSRGYGKPFVAICHNTFTPTFRDMASGSTALAVYNSQWMAREAELHFVDHPKGVRPERSIVVRPPVFAEEYATKPGDRVTLINTNPDKGGRLFHKLAKRMPDTKFMAVKGSYGEQTDYSDLPNVLEVEHVSGHDMREQVYARTRLLLMPSLYESWGRAGCEALASGIPVLAHPTPGLCEALAEGGIFLEREDLDGYEAVIRKLGSASAYRLASKRAKARSAELDPSADLAAWCEAVEALPA, from the coding sequence ATGCAGATCGTTGCCCGGCTGCATGCCGCCCCGCCCCGGCACAATGCGGGCGCAGAGTGGATGGCCTGGTCGATGTTCCGGGCTCTCGTCGAGCGCGGGCACGAGGTCACGGTATGGCTGTCGCGCTACGGAGAAGATCACAAGCCGTATGAGCTGGACGGCGTCAAGGTGATCCCGCTGGAGTCCCGTCTGGACTTCGCGACAGCGGTCCGGCGCGGCGACGTGCTGGTGTCTCACCTGGAGAATGTTCCCTCGACCGCCGCATTGTCCCGCGGCTACGGGAAGCCGTTTGTGGCGATCTGCCACAACACGTTCACGCCGACGTTTCGGGACATGGCTTCGGGGTCGACAGCCTTGGCGGTCTACAACTCGCAGTGGATGGCCCGAGAGGCCGAGCTGCACTTCGTGGACCACCCGAAGGGCGTCCGGCCCGAACGGTCGATCGTCGTCCGCCCGCCGGTGTTCGCCGAGGAGTATGCGACGAAGCCCGGCGACCGGGTGACGCTGATCAACACCAACCCCGACAAGGGCGGGCGGCTGTTCCACAAGCTCGCCAAGCGCATGCCCGACACCAAGTTCATGGCGGTGAAGGGCTCCTACGGGGAGCAGACCGACTACTCGGATCTCCCTAACGTGCTGGAGGTCGAGCACGTCTCGGGGCACGACATGCGGGAACAGGTGTATGCCCGCACCCGGCTGCTGTTGATGCCATCGCTGTACGAGTCGTGGGGCCGGGCAGGCTGCGAGGCACTCGCCTCCGGGATACCGGTCTTGGCTCATCCAACGCCGGGTTTGTGTGAGGCGCTGGCCGAAGGCGGGATCTTCCTGGAGCGGGAGGATCTGGACGGTTATGAGGCCGTGATCCGGAAGCTTGGTTCGGCGTCCGCTTACCGGCTCGCCAGTAAGCGGGCCAAGGCCCGCTCTGCCGAGCTCGATCCGTCAGCCGATCTGGCTGCCTGGTGCGAAGCCGTGGAGGCCCTGCCCGCCTAG
- a CDS encoding phage major capsid protein: MVATAPIKLSDVNASLLPRTLAGPIFEKSVEQSAVMALARPAPLAIDATTSIPIPMDVPVADWVGQAARKPLSSGGVSIKQMTAKKVAVLIPVAEEVAMTNAGGLYTQLQRDLPTAFARAFDHAAIHGLTMKGAAGPFDDYLAETTNSVALGTADQADGGVWADFVNGMGLVINDDWDYTGTVADHRLKPRLLLATDTTGRPILVDTTVPGTQMASAGTLIGEPLAYSRSVSGKQRRQSTSSDTGLRAIGGDWSQAAYGVGMDITVRISKEATYVDEDGGVHSAFQENLVLILAEAFYGYVQGDAQAFVKYTGTAGSSS; this comes from the coding sequence ATGGTGGCTACGGCCCCGATCAAGCTGAGTGATGTCAACGCGTCGCTCCTGCCGCGGACCCTCGCCGGTCCCATCTTCGAGAAGAGCGTCGAGCAGTCGGCGGTGATGGCGCTGGCGCGTCCGGCGCCGCTGGCGATCGACGCGACCACATCCATTCCGATCCCGATGGACGTGCCGGTCGCCGACTGGGTCGGCCAGGCCGCCCGGAAGCCGCTGTCGAGCGGCGGCGTCAGCATCAAGCAGATGACCGCGAAGAAGGTCGCTGTCCTCATTCCCGTGGCCGAAGAGGTCGCGATGACCAACGCGGGCGGCCTGTACACGCAGCTGCAGCGGGATCTACCGACGGCGTTCGCCCGCGCTTTCGACCACGCGGCGATCCACGGCCTCACCATGAAGGGCGCTGCCGGCCCGTTCGACGACTATCTCGCGGAGACCACCAACTCGGTGGCTCTCGGCACTGCCGATCAGGCGGACGGCGGGGTGTGGGCGGATTTCGTCAACGGCATGGGGCTCGTCATCAACGACGACTGGGACTACACCGGCACGGTGGCGGACCACCGGCTGAAGCCGCGTCTGCTGCTCGCGACGGACACCACCGGCCGCCCGATCCTCGTTGACACCACGGTGCCAGGCACGCAGATGGCGTCGGCCGGAACTCTGATCGGTGAGCCGCTGGCCTACTCGCGGAGCGTGTCGGGCAAGCAGCGCCGACAGTCCACCTCGTCGGACACGGGACTGCGCGCGATCGGCGGCGACTGGTCGCAGGCCGCCTACGGCGTCGGCATGGACATTACGGTCAGGATCTCCAAGGAGGCGACCTACGTCGACGAGGACGGCGGCGTCCACTCGGCGTTCCAGGAGAACCTCGTTCTCATCCTCGCCGAGGCGTTCTACGGCTACGTGCAGGGTGACGCGCAGGCGTTCGTCAAGTACACCGGCACGGCGGGCTCCTCCTCGTGA
- a CDS encoding phage portal protein has product MTVSIPDLPLVYLSDDELALINMLRADMLRDRHALLLRDAYFNGEQLVRDLGISIPPQLKSLHTVIGWPRVGVESLEERLDLEAFRWGDGSDSSELDEIADANDLFDESSLAHLDSLVYGREYLAVGSGDCGTDDCPPLISAESPMDMTLMWDARLRMGTAALRECAADGFVESGPEERMIVLYLPDQTVTALPSPSGGWEVVDRDIHRLGVVPVVRMANRQRTADRVGKSEITPEVMSITDAACRRLMGMEVAAEFFGAPQRYILGASESAFQDADGTAKSAWETYIGRVLALERDEDGNVPDVGQFAAHDPTGMTKIIDLYARIMSSQFGLPPHMLGYTTDNPASADAIRSTEAKLVKRSERRIRRYGAAWQQAMRLALWVRDGEPPEKTRRIETVWRNPATPTVAAQADATVKLVQAGILPADSDVTLEMAGLSEGQRQRVRADRRRANGRSVLDRLAALGAPGDEVQSPEVVDGDDSLG; this is encoded by the coding sequence GTGACCGTCTCGATTCCTGATCTTCCGTTGGTGTATCTGTCGGATGACGAACTCGCCTTGATCAACATGTTGCGGGCGGACATGCTGCGTGACCGGCATGCGCTGCTGTTGCGGGATGCCTATTTCAACGGCGAGCAGCTGGTCCGCGACTTGGGTATCAGTATTCCGCCGCAGCTCAAGAGCCTGCACACGGTGATCGGTTGGCCGCGTGTAGGTGTCGAAAGCCTGGAGGAGCGTCTCGATTTGGAGGCGTTCCGTTGGGGGGATGGTTCGGACTCCAGCGAGCTGGACGAGATCGCCGACGCGAACGATCTGTTCGACGAGTCGAGTCTGGCTCATCTGGATTCTCTGGTGTATGGCCGCGAGTATCTGGCGGTCGGGTCGGGGGATTGTGGTACGGATGACTGCCCGCCGCTGATTTCGGCTGAGTCGCCGATGGACATGACGCTGATGTGGGATGCCCGTCTGCGGATGGGCACGGCAGCCCTGCGCGAGTGCGCGGCCGATGGCTTTGTGGAGTCGGGCCCCGAGGAGCGGATGATCGTCCTGTATCTGCCTGATCAGACGGTCACGGCTCTGCCGTCGCCGTCCGGTGGCTGGGAGGTCGTCGACCGGGACATTCACCGGCTGGGCGTCGTGCCGGTGGTGCGGATGGCGAACCGTCAGCGCACTGCGGACCGGGTCGGCAAGTCGGAGATCACCCCCGAGGTCATGTCGATCACGGACGCCGCCTGCCGGCGGCTGATGGGCATGGAGGTCGCGGCCGAGTTCTTCGGTGCCCCGCAGCGCTACATCCTGGGGGCGTCCGAGTCGGCGTTCCAGGACGCGGACGGTACGGCGAAGTCGGCGTGGGAGACGTACATCGGCCGGGTTCTCGCCTTGGAGCGGGACGAGGACGGCAACGTGCCGGACGTCGGTCAGTTCGCTGCGCATGATCCGACCGGCATGACGAAGATCATCGATCTGTATGCGCGGATCATGTCCAGCCAGTTCGGGCTGCCGCCGCACATGCTCGGCTACACCACCGACAATCCGGCTTCCGCGGACGCCATCCGTTCCACCGAAGCCAAGCTGGTCAAGCGCTCGGAGCGCCGCATCCGCCGGTACGGGGCGGCCTGGCAGCAGGCCATGCGCCTCGCTCTGTGGGTGCGGGACGGTGAGCCGCCGGAGAAGACCCGGCGGATCGAGACGGTGTGGCGCAACCCGGCGACACCGACGGTGGCCGCGCAGGCTGACGCCACGGTGAAGCTCGTCCAGGCCGGGATCCTCCCCGCCGACTCCGACGTCACGTTGGAGATGGCGGGACTCTCGGAGGGCCAGCGGCAGCGAGTCCGCGCGGATCGCCGGCGTGCGAACGGGCGGTCCGTGCTGGATCGCCTGGCAGCTCTGGGTGCTCCTGGCGATGAGGTTCAGTCTCCGGAGGTCGTCGATGGCGACGACAGTCTCGGATGA
- a CDS encoding terminase: protein MAIVEALGPVLPDGWDAAGQPVGKPWSEVRTPLVQIAAVSETQTKNTWSPLLEMLQGPVIDAYPGLEPLDTFVNLPRGRIEPITSSARTVKGNKPVFAVLDQTEEWVRSNRGNRLAETMRINAAKIGGTTIESPNAFIPGEGSVAEESAAFWAKIREGRARDDGLFYDHREAPPETDMTDRVSLVSGLSYTYGDSADRNGGHVDLDTIVATIWDPSTDPQTARADFLNQITHASDSWISQPEWAGVAAADKVVGRGEEIVLGFDGSRRRNRGVTDATALVGCRVSDGHLFLLGCWEQPDGPFGQDWQVPTIEVLAAVEDAFREYKVVGMYADPARWESHVARWEADHGRRLKLKSSVQHPIEWWMTGGRSNQIVRALEKFRSSVVDGELSHDGSSVLTRHILNSRRRESRSGIQIMKEHPDSPKKIDAAIAAVLAWQARVDAMAKGLGKKKTGKSGRVVVLR from the coding sequence TTGGCGATCGTTGAGGCTCTCGGCCCGGTCCTGCCGGACGGCTGGGATGCCGCGGGGCAGCCGGTCGGTAAGCCGTGGTCTGAGGTGCGGACGCCGTTGGTGCAGATCGCGGCGGTGTCGGAGACGCAGACGAAGAACACGTGGTCGCCTCTGCTGGAGATGCTCCAGGGTCCGGTGATTGACGCGTACCCGGGGCTGGAGCCGCTCGATACGTTCGTCAATCTGCCGCGGGGCCGGATTGAGCCGATCACATCGTCGGCGCGGACGGTGAAGGGCAATAAGCCGGTGTTCGCGGTGCTGGACCAGACCGAGGAGTGGGTGCGGTCGAACCGCGGGAACCGACTGGCGGAGACGATGCGGATCAACGCCGCGAAGATCGGCGGCACGACCATCGAGTCGCCGAACGCCTTCATCCCAGGCGAAGGCTCGGTGGCTGAGGAGTCTGCGGCATTCTGGGCGAAGATTCGCGAGGGTCGGGCACGGGACGACGGCCTCTTCTACGACCACCGTGAGGCGCCGCCCGAGACTGACATGACGGACCGCGTCTCGCTGGTGTCCGGGCTCTCGTACACCTACGGCGACTCGGCCGACCGCAACGGCGGCCATGTCGACTTGGACACCATCGTCGCCACGATCTGGGACCCCAGCACGGACCCCCAGACGGCACGGGCAGACTTCCTGAACCAGATCACACACGCTTCCGACTCGTGGATCTCGCAACCCGAGTGGGCTGGCGTTGCCGCGGCGGACAAGGTCGTCGGGCGCGGCGAGGAGATCGTCCTCGGCTTCGACGGTTCCCGCCGCCGCAACCGTGGCGTCACCGACGCCACCGCTCTCGTCGGCTGCCGAGTCTCGGACGGCCATCTGTTCCTCCTCGGTTGCTGGGAGCAGCCTGACGGGCCCTTCGGCCAGGACTGGCAGGTACCGACCATCGAGGTTCTGGCAGCTGTCGAGGACGCCTTCCGCGAGTACAAGGTCGTCGGCATGTACGCGGACCCGGCCAGGTGGGAGTCCCATGTGGCGAGGTGGGAGGCGGACCACGGCCGGCGGCTGAAGTTGAAGTCCTCGGTGCAGCATCCGATCGAGTGGTGGATGACGGGTGGCAGGTCGAACCAGATCGTGCGTGCGCTGGAGAAGTTCCGGTCGAGTGTCGTCGACGGCGAGCTGTCCCATGACGGGTCGAGCGTGTTGACGAGGCACATCCTCAACTCGCGGCGGCGCGAGTCGCGGAGCGGCATCCAGATCATGAAGGAGCATCCCGACAGTCCAAAGAAGATCGACGCCGCCATCGCTGCGGTCCTCGCCTGGCAGGCCCGCGTTGACGCGATGGCCAAGGGGCTCGGCAAGAAGAAGACAGGCAAGTCGGGACGGGTGGTGGTGCTGCGGTGA